One region of Sphingomonas kaistensis genomic DNA includes:
- a CDS encoding Lrp/AsnC family transcriptional regulator, with the protein MDHTDRRILAILQEDATLPVAEIGTRVGLSPTPCWRRIQKLRSAGVIERTVALVDPRALGLGLIVFIEVEARDHSPEWQQRFLAGVSVLPEVLEVVRMAGETDYWLRVAVRDMAHFDDFYGKLIAAGPLKNVTSKFAMERCKSSTAYPVVTDPAG; encoded by the coding sequence ATGGATCATACGGATCGCAGGATCCTCGCCATCCTGCAGGAAGACGCGACCTTGCCGGTGGCCGAGATCGGGACGCGAGTCGGCCTGTCCCCCACCCCCTGCTGGCGGCGAATCCAGAAGCTGCGATCGGCCGGGGTGATCGAGCGGACGGTGGCGCTGGTCGATCCGCGCGCCCTCGGGCTCGGCCTGATCGTGTTCATCGAGGTGGAAGCCCGCGACCACAGCCCCGAATGGCAGCAGCGTTTCCTGGCGGGGGTATCGGTCCTGCCCGAAGTGCTGGAAGTCGTGCGCATGGCCGGGGAAACCGACTACTGGCTGCGGGTCGCGGTCCGCGACATGGCGCATTTCGACGATTTCTATGGCAAGTTGATCGCCGCCGGCCCGCTCAAGAACGTCACTTCGAAGTTCGCGATGGAGCGCTGCAAGAGTTCGACGGCTTATCCGGTCGTCACCGACCCTGCTGGTTGA
- the rpmA gene encoding 50S ribosomal protein L27: MAHKKAGGSSRNGRDSEGRRLGVKKFGGESVVAGNIIVRQRGTRVYPGAGVGLGKDHTLFALTDGKVEFRDGRQGRKYVHVAALINAPMADAAE, from the coding sequence ATGGCACATAAGAAAGCAGGCGGCTCGTCGCGTAACGGCCGTGATTCCGAAGGCAGGCGCCTCGGCGTGAAGAAGTTCGGTGGCGAGTCCGTCGTCGCCGGCAACATCATCGTGCGCCAGCGCGGCACGCGCGTGTACCCGGGTGCCGGTGTCGGCCTCGGCAAGGATCACACCCTGTTCGCGCTGACCGACGGTAAAGTCGAGTTCCGTGACGGCCGCCAAGGCCGCAAGTACGTCCACGTAGCGGCGCTTATTAACGCGCCGATGGCGGACGCAGCCGAATAG
- a CDS encoding GNAT family N-acetyltransferase: MFARTERLLLRPGWAEDAPALAKAIADEAIVRNLALAPWPYGLEEARAFLDKTADPVLPSFLLLRRSEGEPELVGGAGFGRAPGGGIEIGYWIARAHWGHGYAYEAGRQLIEIARTLGLPRLEAGHFVDNPASGRVLEKLGFRPTGRTVPRHSCARGSEVACRLFTLELAAGEEMLAA, encoded by the coding sequence ATGTTCGCGCGGACCGAAAGACTGCTGCTGAGACCCGGCTGGGCGGAGGACGCCCCGGCCCTGGCCAAGGCGATCGCCGACGAGGCGATCGTCCGCAACCTGGCGCTGGCGCCGTGGCCCTATGGCCTCGAGGAGGCGCGGGCGTTCCTCGACAAGACCGCCGATCCGGTCCTGCCGAGCTTTCTGCTGCTGCGCCGGTCCGAGGGCGAGCCCGAACTGGTCGGCGGTGCGGGCTTCGGCCGGGCGCCGGGCGGCGGTATCGAGATCGGCTACTGGATCGCGCGGGCGCATTGGGGCCACGGCTATGCCTATGAGGCGGGTCGCCAGCTGATCGAGATCGCCCGCACGCTTGGCCTGCCGCGGCTCGAGGCGGGGCACTTCGTCGACAACCCCGCAAGCGGCCGGGTGCTCGAGAAGCTCGGCTTCCGGCCGACCGGTCGCACCGTTCCGCGGCACAGCTGCGCGCGGGGCAGCGAAGTCGCGTGCCGGCTGTTCACGCTGGAGCTGGCCGCGGGCGAGGAGATGCTCGCGGCGTGA
- a CDS encoding metal-dependent hydrolase — MASLERVSVTPIDLTITPRDRRFGRDDRTPRWWLKGSPYQTALYNALSATFPKGEAYFIESIRAFRDVADAKLAGEIRAFTTQEVIHSREHVAFNRRAADSGYDLAPLEQTVQESLDLLKGRPPILDLAATMALEHFTAIIAHELLADPRHLADADPATADLWRWHAAEEIEHKGVAYDTWLAATKDWTRYRRWKVKSILMLLVTRNFVQHRTQGVLELLRQDGITGLRAWAGALWVMWGRPGIFRKVGAAWLSYFLPRFHPWNEDDRALIQGWDATYDYRQEPPARKVRRAA; from the coding sequence GTGGCAAGTCTTGAGCGTGTGTCGGTGACCCCGATCGACCTCACCATCACTCCGCGCGACCGCCGCTTCGGCCGCGACGACCGGACGCCGCGCTGGTGGCTGAAGGGCTCGCCCTATCAGACCGCCCTCTACAACGCCCTGTCGGCGACCTTCCCCAAGGGCGAGGCCTATTTCATCGAAAGCATTCGTGCCTTCCGTGACGTCGCCGATGCCAAGCTGGCCGGGGAGATCAGGGCCTTCACCACCCAGGAAGTGATCCACAGCCGCGAACATGTCGCCTTCAACCGCCGCGCGGCCGATTCGGGCTACGACCTCGCGCCGCTGGAGCAGACGGTGCAGGAAAGCCTCGACCTCTTGAAGGGCAGGCCGCCGATCCTCGACCTCGCCGCGACCATGGCGCTGGAGCATTTCACCGCCATCATCGCCCACGAACTGCTTGCCGACCCGCGCCACCTGGCCGATGCCGATCCGGCGACCGCCGACCTGTGGCGCTGGCATGCGGCCGAGGAGATCGAGCACAAGGGCGTCGCCTACGACACCTGGCTTGCCGCGACCAAGGACTGGACGCGCTATCGGCGGTGGAAGGTGAAGAGCATCCTCATGCTGCTGGTCACCCGCAACTTCGTCCAGCATCGCACCCAGGGCGTGCTGGAGCTGCTCCGCCAGGACGGCATCACCGGCCTGCGCGCCTGGGCCGGGGCGCTGTGGGTGATGTGGGGCAGGCCCGGCATCTTCCGCAAGGTCGGTGCTGCCTGGCTGAGCTACTTCCTGCCGCGCTTCCATCCGTGGAACGAGGACGACCGGGCGCTCATCCAGGGCTGGGACGCGACTTATGATTATCGCCAGGAACCGCCCGCCCGGAAGGTAAGGCGGGCGGCCTGA
- a CDS encoding TetR/AcrR family transcriptional regulator encodes MRKRVSPGESRAAAVAAARELLKSEGAAAVTLQAVAGRVGRTHANLLHHFGTAAGLQRALAEDIAQTVAASIEGVIKQRRAGQATERDVVDAMFEAFRREGAGELIGWVALTRQREALEPVIATIERIIRTMRALGDPRPVDRMTLALTLLAIGDSLAGEEVARACGLDRGAIREVAATTIEALAGSPLRD; translated from the coding sequence ATGCGGAAACGAGTGTCTCCCGGGGAAAGCCGCGCCGCGGCGGTGGCGGCGGCGCGCGAACTTCTGAAGAGCGAGGGCGCGGCGGCAGTGACGCTGCAGGCGGTCGCCGGGCGCGTCGGGCGCACCCATGCCAATCTGCTGCATCACTTCGGCACGGCGGCAGGGCTGCAACGGGCCCTCGCCGAGGATATCGCCCAGACCGTCGCCGCGTCGATCGAGGGCGTCATCAAGCAGCGCCGAGCCGGCCAAGCAACCGAGCGCGACGTGGTCGACGCCATGTTCGAAGCCTTTCGCCGGGAGGGCGCGGGCGAGCTGATCGGCTGGGTCGCCCTTACCCGACAACGTGAGGCGCTGGAGCCGGTGATCGCCACCATCGAGCGGATCATTCGCACCATGCGCGCGCTGGGCGATCCCCGCCCGGTCGACCGGATGACCCTGGCGCTAACCCTGCTGGCGATCGGCGACAGCCTTGCCGGCGAGGAAGTGGCGCGGGCCTGCGGCCTCGACCGCGGCGCGATTCGCGAGGTTGCGGCGACCACCATCGAGGCTCTTGCCGGAAGCCCCTTGCGCGACTGA
- a CDS encoding serine hydrolase domain-containing protein: protein MRIPVSILLASVASAASAAPANLQGNATAILRQDVPADGPGVSAVISENGRIVWSGAAGRADLASKAPIGPGSVFRYASITKQFTAALTLKLVEEGRLSLDDTLGKLLPAETPAAWHPVTVRQLLDHTSGIPSYTGKPGWMLEANTSRAFTTQGLSDITRDMPMEFAPGTSWNYNNTGYVLLSAIAEKLTGKPWYVALREKVTGPLGLASIRCGCEPGPAVVAGYTQGGKPSQRIDMTVPSGAGALVGTAGDLARWGAALHGGKVLKPATYQAMITPTGAGASAPLKYGFGLVRGEVRGLPTIGHNGGIFGFNTESLYAPDRKLFVAVLSNSDAREPGADTTARRLLASAAGVAYPVMTAQALDPKAVEPFLGIYKFPEAERRLMLRDGKLFTQRSGGEALEVSPAGNGRYFYGPSSLSYFDLARGADGKAVMRFYPNGALKADQGVWTSAAPVEAAAVALSPADRAAMAGIYEMGPVTMTIADTGTGLTGQLTGQQPIALSATGRRELRTVGIDARMVFEEADGKVVRVVLHQNGRTIPFERKP from the coding sequence ATGCGCATTCCTGTTTCGATTCTCCTGGCGTCGGTGGCGTCCGCCGCCTCGGCCGCTCCGGCCAACCTCCAAGGCAACGCCACGGCGATCCTCCGGCAGGACGTGCCGGCCGACGGCCCCGGCGTCAGCGCGGTGATCAGCGAGAACGGGCGGATCGTGTGGAGCGGCGCCGCCGGTCGCGCCGACCTCGCCAGCAAGGCGCCGATCGGGCCGGGCAGCGTGTTCCGCTACGCCTCGATCACCAAGCAGTTCACCGCCGCCCTGACGCTTAAGCTGGTCGAGGAAGGCCGGCTGTCGCTCGACGACACGCTGGGCAAGCTGCTGCCGGCCGAAACGCCGGCGGCGTGGCACCCGGTCACGGTTCGCCAGCTACTCGACCACACTTCGGGGATCCCGAGTTACACCGGCAAGCCGGGTTGGATGCTCGAGGCCAACACCAGCCGGGCGTTCACCACCCAGGGGCTGAGCGACATCACCCGCGACATGCCGATGGAATTCGCGCCCGGCACCAGCTGGAACTACAACAACACCGGCTACGTCCTGCTTTCGGCAATCGCGGAGAAGCTGACCGGCAAGCCGTGGTACGTTGCGTTGCGCGAAAAGGTCACCGGGCCGCTGGGACTCGCAAGCATCCGCTGCGGGTGCGAGCCGGGCCCGGCGGTGGTCGCCGGCTATACCCAGGGCGGCAAGCCTTCGCAGCGCATCGACATGACCGTGCCGAGCGGGGCAGGGGCACTTGTCGGCACTGCCGGTGACCTCGCCCGCTGGGGCGCCGCGCTGCACGGCGGCAAGGTGCTCAAGCCCGCCACCTACCAGGCGATGATCACACCGACGGGTGCCGGTGCAAGCGCCCCGCTCAAATATGGTTTCGGCCTAGTCCGCGGCGAGGTCCGCGGACTTCCCACCATCGGCCACAATGGCGGCATCTTCGGCTTCAATACCGAAAGCCTCTACGCGCCCGACCGGAAGCTGTTCGTGGCCGTCCTCAGCAACAGCGACGCGCGGGAGCCGGGTGCCGATACGACCGCTCGCCGCCTACTCGCCAGCGCCGCCGGCGTGGCCTATCCAGTGATGACCGCGCAGGCCCTCGACCCGAAGGCGGTCGAACCGTTCCTCGGAATCTACAAGTTTCCCGAGGCCGAGCGGCGGTTGATGCTGCGTGATGGCAAGCTGTTCACGCAGCGCTCTGGCGGCGAGGCGCTCGAAGTCTCACCAGCCGGCAATGGCCGTTATTTCTACGGTCCTTCGTCGCTCAGCTATTTCGACCTCGCGCGCGGCGCGGACGGCAAGGCGGTGATGCGCTTCTACCCCAATGGCGCGCTCAAGGCCGATCAGGGGGTGTGGACCAGTGCCGCTCCGGTCGAGGCCGCGGCGGTCGCGCTCAGCCCGGCCGATCGCGCGGCGATGGCCGGGATCTATGAGATGGGTCCGGTGACGATGACGATCGCCGACACCGGTACCGGACTGACCGGCCAGTTGACCGGCCAACAGCCGATCGCGCTCAGCGCGACCGGTCGCCGAGAGCTGCGGACCGTCGGCATCGATGCCCGGATGGTGTTCGAGGAAGCGGACGGCAAGGTCGTCCGCGTGGTGCTTCACCAGAATGGCCGAACCATTCCGTTCGAACGCAAGCCCTGA
- a CDS encoding hydrogen peroxide-inducible genes activator, with protein MTTFLPTLRQLQYLVALHDHGHFGRAAESCFITQSTLSASLRELETLLGSTLVERSRRVTRFTPLGSRIVTKARQVLRSAEELAEMAEAEREPLTGELRMAVIPTIAPFLLPPLLPRLRAAHPSLKLFLREEPSGAACDGLHRGAVDCALLALPFECGEIAHEVLFEDRLLVASSPGELSGDEVRADEISASRLLLLEDGHCLKDHALAACNRPEMRASAMMLGTSLHTLVQMVDNGLGLTLVPQMAVAAGLLEGTGVEVRPLVSDQANRDIALIWRQGSPREAEFRLLADELKRLR; from the coding sequence ATGACCACATTCCTCCCCACCCTCCGCCAGCTGCAATATCTGGTCGCGCTTCACGACCACGGCCATTTCGGGCGCGCGGCGGAAAGCTGCTTCATCACCCAGTCCACGCTTTCGGCCTCTTTGCGCGAACTGGAGACGCTGCTTGGGTCAACCTTGGTCGAGCGTTCGCGGCGGGTGACCCGGTTCACGCCGCTGGGCAGCAGGATCGTCACCAAGGCCCGGCAGGTCCTGCGGTCGGCCGAGGAACTGGCGGAGATGGCCGAAGCCGAGCGCGAGCCGCTGACCGGCGAGCTGCGCATGGCAGTGATCCCGACCATCGCTCCCTTCCTGCTGCCACCGCTGCTGCCGCGGCTGCGGGCGGCCCATCCCAGCCTTAAGCTGTTCCTGCGCGAGGAGCCGAGCGGGGCAGCGTGCGACGGGCTGCACCGCGGGGCGGTCGATTGCGCCTTGCTGGCGCTGCCGTTCGAGTGCGGCGAAATCGCGCATGAGGTCTTGTTCGAAGATCGGCTGCTGGTCGCCTCTTCCCCTGGAGAATTGAGCGGGGACGAGGTGCGGGCGGACGAGATCAGTGCCAGCCGGCTGCTGCTGCTGGAGGACGGGCATTGCCTCAAGGACCATGCGCTGGCGGCTTGCAATCGGCCCGAGATGCGCGCCTCGGCGATGATGCTGGGGACCAGCCTGCATACATTGGTGCAGATGGTCGACAATGGCCTGGGCCTGACGCTGGTGCCGCAGATGGCGGTGGCAGCGGGCCTGCTGGAAGGGACCGGCGTCGAAGTACGGCCGCTGGTGTCGGACCAGGCCAATCGCGACATCGCGCTGATCTGGCGCCAAGGCAGCCCGCGTGAGGCGGAGTTTCGGCTGCTGGCGGATGAGCTCAAAAGGCTGAGATAG